The proteins below are encoded in one region of Alkalinema sp. FACHB-956:
- a CDS encoding protein kinase: MLQPIEPGILVDQRYRILSGLGRGGLGRTYIAEDIRQFDKRCVLKEFCPYQQDPDSLQKTLELFQREARLLHHLEHPQIPKFQAFFPFDYQGNQLFFIVQDLIEGETYQALYNRNSRFNETEAIRFLQEVLPILDYIHGHGIIHRDISPDNLIWSQSKQRTYLIDFGVAREITLAFPGTLVSKEGYTPLEQMQGQPCPASDLYALGVTTLVLLGVPLSFFYGPPQRGAARLAWRQWVPLSNPDFAQILQTLIAYNVSSRFQSATSVLHALEFLEARPISPTVPPMSFTNTSVKTMVVSEVASEVVSEATNRTEMFPIAASQLPDTTPCPLETITVQVDDLRQEAQNWEAQHQWNKALEIWQELMIHAERLEDRQLAQKRIQALSERQQKTYPLDPDTTTNARKIQTYKDHSLWLHFSALVFSLVPLGVLIALNHSSTLVEPFSAGRWATYWAFTLAWSWLLAWVWPGILSWSWPKVLVVFWILSVSWVVSLSLAWASLLDGALAFAWALALDGALVILWASSANVVWAFFEVIFAGWLIGYFTNVTIGSAISVGLVAMLQFILFSRGLNKATLKPRTYKQYIWVILLFGTISILGTFIGRVIQSSLQSVSEFGMLT; encoded by the coding sequence ATGTTACAGCCCATTGAACCTGGGATTTTAGTGGATCAGCGTTACCGCATTCTGAGTGGGCTAGGCCGGGGTGGATTGGGTAGAACTTATATCGCGGAAGATATTCGGCAATTTGATAAACGGTGTGTTCTGAAGGAATTTTGTCCCTATCAGCAAGATCCTGATTCCTTGCAAAAAACACTAGAACTTTTTCAGCGGGAAGCCCGACTGCTACATCATTTAGAACATCCTCAAATCCCAAAGTTTCAAGCTTTTTTCCCCTTTGACTATCAGGGCAACCAACTATTCTTTATAGTCCAAGATTTGATTGAAGGAGAAACCTATCAAGCTCTTTATAATCGTAACTCTCGATTTAATGAAACAGAAGCGATTCGGTTCCTTCAGGAAGTGCTACCTATCTTGGACTATATCCATGGGCATGGCATTATTCATCGGGACATTTCACCAGACAACTTAATTTGGTCTCAGTCAAAACAACGGACATATTTAATTGATTTCGGAGTGGCTCGGGAAATTACACTTGCTTTTCCTGGAACGTTAGTGAGTAAAGAAGGGTATACCCCATTGGAGCAGATGCAAGGTCAGCCCTGTCCTGCCAGTGATCTCTATGCCCTGGGCGTGACAACCCTAGTCTTGCTGGGCGTCCCCCTTAGTTTCTTTTATGGGCCACCTCAGCGTGGGGCTGCCCGATTAGCATGGCGGCAGTGGGTTCCGTTGAGCAATCCAGATTTTGCCCAGATTTTACAGACTTTAATCGCTTACAACGTCTCATCTCGGTTTCAATCAGCAACATCCGTGTTACATGCATTGGAATTCCTGGAAGCAAGACCAATCTCTCCAACGGTTCCTCCAATGTCTTTCACCAATACTAGTGTGAAGACCATGGTGGTATCTGAGGTGGCATCTGAGGTGGTATCTGAGGCAACTAACCGTACTGAAATGTTCCCAATTGCGGCTAGTCAGTTACCTGATACAACACCCTGTCCCCTGGAGACAATCACGGTTCAAGTTGACGACCTAAGGCAAGAAGCACAAAATTGGGAAGCCCAACATCAATGGAATAAAGCATTGGAGATTTGGCAAGAATTGATGATTCACGCGGAGAGACTTGAAGACCGCCAACTAGCGCAAAAAAGAATTCAAGCACTTTCCGAGAGGCAACAAAAAACCTATCCCCTCGACCCTGACACTACTACGAATGCTAGAAAAATTCAAACTTACAAAGATCACTCTCTATGGTTGCACTTTAGCGCATTGGTATTCAGTTTGGTTCCTTTGGGCGTTCTAATTGCTCTCAATCATTCATCCACATTGGTTGAGCCATTTTCTGCCGGACGCTGGGCCACGTATTGGGCTTTCACTTTAGCTTGGAGTTGGCTTTTAGCTTGGGTATGGCCGGGTATCTTATCTTGGTCTTGGCCAAAGGTTTTAGTCGTATTTTGGATTCTATCTGTATCTTGGGTGGTTTCTTTGTCTCTAGCGTGGGCTTCGTTGTTAGATGGGGCTTTGGCATTTGCTTGGGCTTTGGCATTAGATGGAGCATTAGTGATCCTGTGGGCAAGTTCTGCGAATGTGGTGTGGGCATTCTTTGAGGTTATATTCGCTGGTTGGCTTATCGGTTATTTTACAAATGTGACCATCGGGAGTGCAATCAGCGTAGGTTTAGTTGCAATGTTGCAATTTATTCTGTTCAGTAGAGGTCTTAATAAGGCTACTCTCAAGCCGAGGACGTATAAACAATATATCTGGGTAATCTTGCTGTTTGGTACCATCTCAATATTGGGTACATTCATTGGGAGAGTCATACAATCGTCGCTGCAATCAGTATCTGAGTTTGGTATGCTAACTTAA
- a CDS encoding cysteine desulfurase family protein has protein sequence MQIYLDYSATTPPRSEVISLMQQVMAEQWGNPSSLHTWGNRSATLLERARMQVARLVNAPAEAIVFTSGGTESDNLAIFGVARQYYHPQHVIISSVEHSAISEPAKQLEREGWQVTWLPVNSAGRIDPADLQAAIQPNTVLISLIWGQSEIGTLQPIGELGAIARAHNVLFHTDAVQVAGRLAIDVQTLPVDLLSLSSHKLYGPQGAGALYVRPGVELVPLLGGGGQEGKLRSGTQAMPAIAGFGLAAELICSEMATETTRLTQLRDRLFDLLADSTLVPTGDLADRLPHHISFCLPEADGEQVSGKTLVRQMNLAGIGISAGAACSSGKITPSPILTALGWSDRVAKTGIRLTLGRHTTEADIDWTAMVLQQVLDRLTGTIERSVSMAYPPLKPLLR, from the coding sequence ATGCAGATCTACCTGGACTATAGTGCAACTACGCCCCCCCGATCGGAGGTGATTTCTCTGATGCAGCAGGTGATGGCGGAGCAATGGGGCAACCCCTCTAGCTTGCACACCTGGGGCAATCGATCGGCCACGCTGCTGGAACGGGCGCGGATGCAGGTGGCTCGTTTGGTCAATGCACCTGCGGAGGCGATCGTGTTCACGTCCGGTGGCACCGAGTCCGATAACCTGGCTATTTTTGGGGTAGCTCGGCAATACTATCACCCACAACATGTGATTATTTCCAGTGTGGAGCATTCCGCTATTTCTGAACCTGCCAAGCAATTGGAGCGGGAAGGCTGGCAAGTGACTTGGTTACCGGTGAACTCAGCGGGACGGATTGATCCAGCGGATCTGCAAGCTGCGATTCAGCCCAATACGGTGCTTATTTCCCTGATTTGGGGACAAAGTGAAATTGGAACCTTGCAACCGATCGGGGAATTGGGGGCGATCGCCCGTGCCCACAATGTGCTGTTCCACACCGATGCCGTGCAGGTGGCGGGCCGTTTAGCGATCGATGTGCAAACATTACCTGTGGATCTCCTGTCTCTGTCCAGCCACAAACTCTATGGGCCGCAGGGGGCTGGGGCGCTGTACGTTCGTCCGGGGGTGGAATTGGTGCCCCTGCTGGGCGGGGGGGGCCAGGAAGGTAAGCTGCGATCGGGCACCCAAGCCATGCCTGCGATCGCGGGATTTGGGCTAGCAGCGGAACTGATATGTTCGGAAATGGCGACGGAAACGACGCGATTAACCCAGCTGCGCGATCGTTTGTTCGACTTGCTGGCGGATTCAACCTTGGTGCCGACGGGAGATTTGGCCGATCGACTACCGCACCATATCAGCTTTTGTCTACCGGAGGCCGATGGTGAGCAGGTGAGTGGCAAAACATTGGTGCGGCAGATGAATTTGGCGGGAATTGGCATCAGTGCGGGGGCGGCCTGTAGCAGCGGCAAAATTACGCCCAGTCCCATTCTGACGGCCTTGGGGTGGAGCGATCGGGTGGCAAAAACGGGCATCCGGTTAACCCTCGGACGCCATACGACGGAGGCCGATATCGATTGGACGGCAATGGTATTGCAGCAAGTCCTCGATCGGCTGACAGGAACGATCGAGCGATCGGTGTCAATGGCTTATCCCCCCCTCAAGCCATTGCTGCGGTAA
- a CDS encoding thermonuclease family protein produces MMARILIFAGLSILLFSLQSPAWADLNAKVVSIGDGDTITVQQGNAKTTVRLACIDAAEMKQGNWGTQSKRQLQRLLPIGQTVRIRDVEKDKYGRLVGEIFVGNKSINLEMVNAGEAVVYRQYLSACPDNQRQYLNAERWAKAEKRGFWNQANPVMPWDFRHGKSTTTPRTQPQQQFPACVRSDCDCKDFSSREEAEAVFRAFPGDPFRLDGDRDGIPCESLR; encoded by the coding sequence ATGATGGCTCGAATTCTAATTTTTGCTGGTCTTTCCATACTCCTATTCTCGTTACAATCTCCTGCCTGGGCCGATCTCAATGCCAAGGTTGTTTCCATCGGTGATGGCGACACAATTACCGTTCAACAGGGCAATGCAAAAACAACGGTGCGTCTGGCCTGCATTGATGCAGCGGAAATGAAGCAGGGCAATTGGGGTACACAGTCCAAACGACAATTGCAACGCCTTTTACCGATCGGCCAAACGGTGAGAATCCGAGATGTGGAAAAGGATAAGTACGGTCGGTTAGTCGGTGAAATTTTTGTTGGAAATAAATCGATCAATTTAGAAATGGTGAATGCTGGCGAGGCCGTGGTCTATCGCCAATATCTGAGTGCCTGTCCCGATAACCAGCGCCAATACCTGAATGCGGAACGTTGGGCCAAGGCCGAAAAACGAGGATTCTGGAATCAGGCCAATCCGGTCATGCCCTGGGATTTCCGCCATGGCAAATCGACCACCACACCCAGAACTCAGCCCCAACAGCAATTTCCAGCCTGTGTGAGGTCGGATTGTGATTGTAAGGATTTCTCCAGCCGTGAGGAAGCTGAAGCGGTATTTCGCGCCTTTCCGGGTGATCCGTTTCGGCTAGATGGCGATCGGGATGGTATTCCCTGCGAGAGTTTGCGCTAA
- a CDS encoding glycosyltransferase family 39 protein, giving the protein MMSQRMNPQRSRLLKVVRWIGIAGLILAICFRFLHLDRKVYWHDEVYTSLVITAHPGRYLTKDLFTGKIVQAKDLLTYQHFAPSLTLQDMLVRKGLEDAQHPPLYYLLIYAGAKLGGTSIAFIRGLSAFLSLAIFPALYWLCLELFGSAVYGWVAIGVFAVSPVHLIYAQEARQYGLWTALVLVSSALLLKAIRSSSWQSWGLYALSMLVASYTSLFTLGIAISHCFYILWVDCVAGNAEPLRSQSGGVGRSFTFQQLLAFKQRLTWKPLNWKEWLDGRNRTIACLVSLIGVGVLFTPWLYFMVVSKDTLHQTTNWIGLPLPWISSLELFIANFSRIFIDFNFGFNNPWIYICAIPFLSLQLYSLFDLYRTSSKAVWGFVVTLIAGTILLLGLPDLLLGGQRVTVNRYLIPCFVGIQLAVAYCCTHLLLKTWAVSLQWKRGLVIAGCIGLMAAGVGSCGVYSQANTWWNKVVNSNYAQIAEILNRSDRPLVVTDGDIYNPASMVSLSYLLNPTIHFWLLPKVSDTFPDRGVPEGFQSLFMMNLSEQFRHRFEATYPWQGHLVFQDEWNQVWQLKPKPVAPSQ; this is encoded by the coding sequence ATGATGTCCCAGCGTATGAACCCCCAGCGATCCCGGCTCTTGAAAGTAGTCCGTTGGATTGGGATTGCTGGATTAATCTTGGCCATTTGTTTCCGATTTCTACACCTCGATCGCAAGGTCTATTGGCACGATGAAGTCTATACCTCTCTCGTGATCACCGCTCACCCAGGGCGATATCTGACGAAAGATTTATTTACCGGAAAAATCGTACAGGCGAAAGATTTATTAACCTATCAGCACTTTGCACCCTCCCTGACTTTACAGGATATGTTGGTTCGCAAAGGTCTGGAAGATGCCCAACATCCACCGCTCTACTATCTGCTGATCTACGCTGGCGCTAAGCTCGGTGGAACCTCGATCGCCTTCATTCGTGGGTTATCCGCTTTTTTGAGTTTGGCGATTTTTCCAGCGTTATATTGGCTCTGCTTAGAGCTTTTTGGATCTGCGGTCTATGGCTGGGTTGCGATCGGTGTATTTGCGGTGTCTCCAGTCCACCTCATCTATGCGCAAGAGGCACGGCAATATGGGCTATGGACTGCGCTGGTTCTGGTGAGTAGTGCGTTATTACTCAAGGCGATCCGATCGTCCTCCTGGCAAAGCTGGGGCCTGTATGCACTTTCTATGCTGGTTGCGAGCTACACATCCCTCTTTACTTTAGGCATTGCAATCAGCCATTGTTTCTATATTCTGTGGGTCGATTGCGTTGCTGGCAATGCAGAACCGCTCCGTTCCCAATCGGGTGGCGTGGGACGATCCTTCACTTTTCAACAGTTACTTGCATTCAAACAACGGCTTACCTGGAAGCCATTGAATTGGAAAGAATGGCTAGACGGTAGGAATCGAACCATTGCTTGCCTAGTCAGCTTAATCGGTGTCGGCGTACTCTTCACGCCTTGGCTCTATTTTATGGTTGTTTCTAAAGATACTCTTCATCAGACAACGAATTGGATTGGTCTTCCATTGCCATGGATTTCTAGCCTAGAACTCTTTATTGCAAATTTCAGCCGTATTTTTATAGATTTTAATTTTGGTTTTAATAATCCATGGATTTATATCTGTGCAATTCCATTCTTGAGTCTTCAGCTATACTCGCTCTTTGATCTATATCGAACATCTTCCAAGGCAGTTTGGGGATTTGTAGTAACCTTGATTGCTGGTACCATTCTCCTTTTGGGACTGCCTGATCTGCTCCTAGGTGGACAACGGGTCACGGTGAATCGCTATCTGATTCCTTGCTTTGTAGGGATTCAACTAGCTGTAGCTTATTGCTGCACCCACCTTCTCCTAAAAACTTGGGCGGTTTCTCTGCAATGGAAGCGGGGACTGGTCATCGCTGGGTGCATTGGTTTAATGGCGGCTGGCGTTGGCTCTTGTGGGGTCTATAGCCAAGCCAATACTTGGTGGAATAAAGTGGTCAATTCTAACTATGCACAGATTGCAGAAATTTTGAATCGCAGCGATCGACCTTTGGTGGTTACTGATGGGGACATCTACAATCCGGCCAGCATGGTATCTCTGAGTTATTTACTCAATCCCACAATTCACTTTTGGCTTTTACCGAAAGTGAGTGACACATTCCCCGATCGGGGGGTTCCAGAGGGATTTCAGAGCCTTTTTATGATGAATCTTTCTGAGCAGTTTCGCCATCGGTTTGAAGCAACTTACCCCTGGCAAGGCCATCTAGTTTTTCAGGATGAGTGGAACCAAGTTTGGCAGCTCAAACCGAAGCCAGTCGCCCCAAGTCAGTAG
- a CDS encoding HNH endonuclease, with protein sequence MQPLHRPPYPSILQNTVVVFSKNYLPLSRISIKRAIALLVTGQAEPVDFTTNQCFEVHSPNLILQVPEHIRLTFGNPERHWKVPPVNRRGVLQRDHHTCQYCGSKKKLTLDHVIPRSKGGQHSWDNVVAACEQCNGQKGDKLLHETGMKLRNRPKAPVHPAVLFADQFWKNQSD encoded by the coding sequence ATGCAACCGTTACACCGTCCACCCTATCCATCGATCCTCCAGAACACAGTCGTGGTGTTCTCCAAAAACTATCTGCCCCTGAGCCGCATCTCCATCAAACGGGCGATCGCGCTCCTCGTCACCGGACAGGCAGAACCCGTGGATTTCACAACCAACCAATGCTTTGAGGTTCACTCTCCCAACTTAATTCTCCAAGTCCCTGAGCACATTCGTCTCACCTTTGGTAATCCAGAGCGGCATTGGAAAGTTCCCCCGGTCAATCGGCGTGGCGTACTACAACGAGATCATCACACCTGCCAATACTGCGGTAGCAAAAAGAAACTCACGCTAGACCACGTTATTCCCCGATCGAAGGGTGGCCAACACAGTTGGGACAACGTCGTTGCAGCTTGCGAGCAATGCAACGGCCAAAAGGGCGACAAACTTCTACACGAAACTGGCATGAAGTTACGCAATCGACCTAAAGCCCCGGTGCATCCAGCAGTCCTGTTCGCAGACCAATTTTGGAAGAATCAATCGGATTAA
- a CDS encoding alr0857 family protein — protein sequence MLKLTYTDVGLTLERLAGALETVVAQRVILAMRVGQTISVEPSRAAFLVPIDHPCFNHLVQAIHAVQGQGISLCVVDDDFAEVSLQGFWLAATREAHEGMFICTLADRVEFFIHKLWQADPHNISSIAQ from the coding sequence ATGCTGAAACTAACCTACACTGACGTTGGATTAACCTTAGAGCGGTTGGCGGGTGCGCTGGAAACGGTGGTTGCTCAGCGCGTCATCCTAGCTATGCGAGTGGGACAAACCATATCGGTAGAACCCAGTCGGGCTGCGTTTCTCGTCCCGATCGATCACCCTTGCTTTAACCATCTGGTGCAAGCCATTCATGCAGTGCAAGGTCAAGGGATCAGCCTCTGTGTCGTAGATGATGATTTTGCGGAAGTTAGCTTACAAGGATTCTGGTTAGCAGCAACCCGCGAAGCCCACGAAGGGATGTTTATCTGCACCTTGGCCGATCGGGTCGAGTTTTTCATTCACAAACTTTGGCAAGCCGACCCTCACAACATCTCGTCGATCGCTCAATAG